AGATAAAATAAGGCACTATCTAATAAAAATTTATTGGTAAAAGTTTCAGGTAATTTTTAGGATCGATTAGAAAGGAACAGCCACATCTCTGCAGATAATAGAATGCGCTGCACACCTCGTTTTGCGAAAAAGACTACAAATTTTAACTTTAACCAAAACTAAATCTGAACCGACATGACTACACCCTTTTTAATCTTCATTGTAATTTCAGCAGTGGCTTTGCTGCTTTTTATGGTGCTAAAACTAAAAATCTCAGCTTTTATTTCGCTACTTATTACGGCTATTTACGTGGGAATTATTGCCGGAATGCCGCTAAAAGAAGTTACCAAAGCCATTCAGGATGGTATGGCAGGCACGCTGGGTTTTGTAGCAACCGTTGTTGGCCTGGGAGCCATTTTTGGGCAAATGCTGGAAAGCTCGGGTGGGGCAGAATCGCTGGCGCATTACCTAATAAAAAAATTTGGCACCGACAAAGCTTCGTGGGCCATGGTTATTACCGGTTTTATAATTGCCATACCAGTTTTTTTGGATGTAGGTTTTATTATTCTGGTACCCATAATTTACGCCCTTTCGCGCGATACCAAACGCTCGCTTTTGTATTACGGAATACCTTTGCTGGCCGGATTGGCTGTTACCCATAGTTTTATTCCGCCCACACCCGGACCGGTGGCTGTTGCCGATATTATCAACGTTCAACTGGGATGGGTGATCTTTTTCGGAATTATTTTGGGTTTCCCAACCGCTGTAATTGCTGGCCCAATATGGGGTAAATACATAGCAAAAAAGATTCACCTCTCGCCCCCTGCTGAATTTGAAGTAAGCAAGGAAAAAACCTACGACGAAAATAACCTGCCCTCTTTCAGAATGATTGCTTTGATAATAGCTATTCCCCTGCTGTTAATACTGGTAAATACCTTTACCGGCCTTGCTGTTAAAAAAGAATTTATTGGCCAATCGATTTATACAGATGCACTGGAATTTATTGGCCACCCTTTTTGTGCACTAATTATTGCCACATTAATTGCTACCTACTTTTTGTGTTTAAAACGGGGCATAGACAAGCAAAAAGTGTTAGAACTTTCTACCAAAGCTTTGGGCCCGGCAGGTATTATTATTTTAATTACCGGAGCCGGTGGAGTTTTAAAACAAATTCTGGTTGATAGCGGTATTGGAAAAATAATGGCCGAGGGAATGGCCAACTCTGCACTTCCGCCCATTTTACTGGCCTGGCTGTTGGCTGCTGTTGTGCGTGTAACGCAAGGTTCGGCAACGGTTGCAATGATTACCGCCGCAGGTATTATTGCCCCCGTGCTGAGTGAATTTGGCCTGAGCGCCCCCCACCGTGCATTAGTGGTTTTATCGATTGCTTCGGGTGCTACTTTACTTTCACATGTTAACGACAGTGGCTTTTGGCTGGTAGGCAAATATTTTGGAATGAACGAAAAACAAACCCTGCAAAGCTGGACGGTTATGGAATCGATAATTGCAGTTTGCGGGCTTGCTTTTACTATGCTGGCCAGTCTGTTCTTTTAACAACTGCCGCTGCACTCCAAAATATAAAAAAGGATACCACGAGCTGATTAAAGCAGATTGCTATTTATTTCGCAATAGTTTTTGCTGAATTTTTCTATTTTCACTTCATGACTTTTACGTTTAAACATTTTTCCGAACTCACCACCACCGAATTATACAATATTTTAAAGCTTCGGGCTGAAATTTTTGTAGTGGAACAGGATTGCGTGTATAACGACCTTGATGAATTGGATAAAGATGCCATCCATCAATTTCTGGAAAAAGATGGACAAATTATAGCCTACTCGCGTCTTCTAAAACCGGGAACGCGTTTTAATGATTACTCTGTTGGGCGCGTTGTGGTAAAAGAATCGGAACGCGGAACAGGATTGGGAATACGGATGATGGAAGAGGCCAAAACTTACATTTTAAAAACTTGGAAGCCCGGGAAAATAAAAATAAGTGCACAAAAATACTTGCGTAAATTTTACGAAGACCTCGGATTTAAAGTTGTTACCAACGAATACCTCGAGGACGGAATACCACATTACGGTATGCTGTTTGAAAACCAGGCAGACTAAACATGCAAAAATTTATAATTCTCCTTTTGCTTTTTCTTTCCTCTTCGGCTTTTTCAGCTAAAAAAGATAGTATTGTTGAGCGCATTTTTAATGAAATATACAACCAACATTACTCACAAGCAGAAAAAATGCTTCGCTCTAACCAAGAAAACATTGACTCTGTTTTTTTCGTCGTTCTTTCTGTGGATCTGAGCTACTGGAAAAATGTTACCGGAACCAACACGCCCGATTATCAATCTTTTGAAAATCACATACAAGATCTTTCGCCAATAAACCCAGCATCAACAACACATCAGGCAATTCGGATGGTTACTTTGTCGTATCAGCTGCGTTACGAGCTCAAACGTTTTAAACTCATGAAAGCAATTTCAACGCGGCAGGAAACAAAGGAACTTTTCACTTCATTTAAAACAAACGTAAAGCTACCTCCCGAGCAGTTGGAACTTTTCCAATTGTATTCCGCCTTATTTAAATATTTCGATAATTACCTGAAACCTTTTTTCATTTCGCGAAAAAAAGAAAATTGCAGCGCAGCATTAGCAACCATGACGCGCTTGTTCCAATCGGAAAATCGAATTTCGAAAACACTGGTTGCTTATTTTTTGGGGAAAACCTGGTTGAAATACGAAAACGAGCCGATTAAAGCTTATCCTTATTTTGTTTGGCTAAACAAAAACTACCCTGACAACCAAAAATTTTACGACTTACTTCAAACTTGCAACAACCAGTTAAACCAATAATTCAGGCATTTCATGAAATTTTTTTGGCATCGCGAAGTTTTCAACTAATAAACTATTTATTTTACAAAAAAAATTCAGCGATGATAGAGCGACTTATAGTTACTTTTTTATTAGTTACTTCCGTAAGTTTTGCCGCCAATGCAATGAATAACGATAGCATTGCAAGCCGCATATTTACCTTAATTTACGACCAAAACCTTAGCGAAGCAGAACACACCTACACCACCCAAAAAAATGAGTTGAGCGAGTTTTACAAAACTTTCCTCAATCTCGACCTGCACTGGTGGAAATACCGAACAACCTACTCAAAAGAAAACTCACGCAAACTTGATGAGCTGATCGAGGCATCAATACTTCCCGAAACCAATACTTACGAAAAAAAAATGCGGCAAATAATCGTTCGCTCTTACCAGTTGCGCTTCGAAAAAAAGAAATTCAACATTTTCGGAATGTTATCTGCCCGTTCAAATATCAGAGACCTGATTAAAGAAATTGAAAGTGAAAATCCTCCATTCTCGGGTGACGAGCAAAAGCTTTTTGAAAGCTATGTAATTATGTATCAATACATTGAGAATATTAACTTTTTTGCTAATGCAAAAAAATCGGAAGCCCGCAAAAAAAAGTTACAGCGAATGGAAAAATTTGCCGCCGAAGACAATGTAATTTTAAATACAGTGGCTCATTTCTTTTTGGCGCGCATGTATCAGAAAATTGAAGATGAACCGGCAATAGGATTAAACCACTTTAAAATACTTACCACAAAATACCCAAGCAATAAAACCTTTGCCGAATACCAGGCCGAATGCGAAGAAAAGATCTAAGGAAATAACTCGTGCTGTGCATAATTTCGATGAAAAGTTCGCTGTCTGCAACGCGGGCAAATTGCCCTTTTTAAACGATGAATATTAGTAAGTTTCAGGCGTGTTTTACAATCTTTGCAACGAAACTCGCTTTTATGAACAATTTTATCCTCATCATAAACACAAACTTCAACTTTATCGTAAAGTGTTTTGCATTGGGGGCATTTATAAATCTGAAAACCGGCCTTTAGGTGCAAACCAGTTTGCTGTTGTGCCAGTTTACAAAGCAGGTTATGCGTTTTGTAATGAAAAATACGGGTTTGCTGCTTTAGGTAATCGCTAACCAGCTGTGAATGCACCTGAAAACCATGTCCCTGATTAAAGCTTTCTGAAAAGCCACAATGATCACATCGGTATGAATAGGCATGCCCCATGGTTTAAATTTAGGTATTTTCATTGGGCTTATAAATGTTGTAAAGTATACTGCGTTAAAAAACTCACCGGCTCAAACATTTTTTAAGTTCATCTGTATTAATGTCATACATAAATTAAATAACCATGAAAATTACTTTTTTTGCCACCTTATTATTTGCGCTTACTCTGAACAGTTTTGCACAAGAATTGAACCTTGGCGATACAGCACCTGAATTTTCAGCCTTAGCTGACGATGGTTCGATGTGGAATGCAAAAGATTACCTGGGCAGCAAATTTATTGTGGTTTATTTTTATCCGGCAGCAATGACCGGAGGCTGCACCAAACAAGCATGTGCTTACCGCGATTTAAAAAATGATATCGATAAAGCCGATGCCCTGGTAGTTGGCGTAAGTGGCGACAATATTGATGGCTTGAAGCTATTTAAAAAAGTACACGAACTAAATTTCCCGTTGTTATCAGACGAAAATGGTGAAATAGCCAAAAAATTTGGTGTTCCGATACGCGATGGAGGAAGTATTACTCGAGAAATTGATGGGCAAAACATTGAACTTTTCAGAAGCAATACACCTTCGCGCTGGACATTTATTATCGACAAAAAAGGCAGCATTGTTTACAAGAATACTGCTGTTGATGCCAGTAACGATTCCAGCGAAATTTTAGAGTTTATCAAAAACAATTCTTAAATTGCGCCCATACGAACCCATAAATTAAAGAAAATGAAAAGATTGTGTACGCTTTTTGCACTGGTTTTTGTTTTCTCCCTTACAGTTCCAAAATCTTCTTCAGCACAAGTTAAGCAAACCGAAACTTACGACGTTACCATTAAATTTGGTAACGATGTTGTTTCATTTACTCTTAACTCCGGAGTTGAAAGTATAAAAATTTCTCCATCGGGTAATTACCTGAAAATCCTTACTTTCCAGCTTGATGCTGATGATCCGTTATTAAACCTGGCCATGCCTTATGCCGTGGTTAAAATATCGTTAAACGCCGATATTGATGGCGATGGAAAAACAGACTTAAGTTTAAAAGATAAACGGGCAGTTATTACGCCCAGCGGAAATGTAAAACTGGTTTATCATTACAACGGAAATAAAAAAGAATAACTTAAAGGAGCAAGATTGCTCCTTTTTTTGTTCGTCACATGGGCATAAAAATTATCTTTGCCCAAAATTGTAGTTTTGGAAACATCCAGGTTTCTAAAATATTTTGAGGGGCATCAATTATTTTCGCAGGCAATAAAAAAAGCCACGGCCCCCCCGGGTGAAAAAATTCACCTGCATGGGCTTATTGGCTCTTCCAAAACCATCCTACTCTCCCAACTCTTTCAACAGGTTCAAAAAAATTCTGTTGTACTACTCAACGATCGTGAGGAAGCTGCCTATTTTTTCGACGACCTGAATAACCTTGGGCTGACAGAAAACACGCTCTTTTTCCCGTCGTCGTACAAACGCTCTGTGCAGTACGATAATCCTGAGCAAGAGAACGTGGTGCAACGCACCGAAGTATTAAACCTGTTGGCAGGACAGGAGCAGCCTTATCTTATTATTACCTACCCCGAAGCACTTATCGAAAAAGTGATTTCGAACGAAAACCTGGAAAGCAACACGCTACAAATAAAAAACGGCGATAAAATCTCTATCGATTTCATCAACGAATTTTTATATGAATATGGTTTTGAGCGGGTTGACTTTGTTTACGAACCCGGCCAGTTTTCAATTCGTGGAAGTATTGTCGATATCTTTTCCTTTTCACATGAAGACCCCTATCGCCTTGATTTTTTTGGCGAAGAAATTGATTCTATCCGTAGTTTCGACATCGAAAACCAGCTTTCAAAAGAACGGTTTAAGCAAATTACCATTGTTCCAAATATTCAAAACAATAGCCTTGAAGGGAACCGAATATCGTTTATTGATTTTGCAGGAACGGAATGCCTGTGGTTTGGAAACAGCCTGAATCTTTTTTCTGATCGGCTTGCAGAACTTCACCGGCAAACTATTATTTCGCGCGAAGATGAGGCCATTGCCGACCAGCTGCTTACTGCCAACGAACTGGAAACTCAACTAAATGCAAAAACTGTATTTGATTTTGGCAACGACCTGGCCTTTCCTGCTGAAAATAAAATTGATTTTGCCACTTCGAACCAACCGGTATTCAATAAAAATTTCGAACTGCTGGGTTCGAACCTCACCGAACACCGGAATAATGGCTACGAGATTTTTATTCTCTCTAACCAGGAAAAGCAGATTGAACGCCTGCAATCGATTTTTGCCGATACCGATATTAAGCTAAGCTTTAATGCTGTAAACTTTGTGTTACACGAAGGATTTATCGACCACGAGTTAAAGGCGTGTTTTTACACCGACCACCAGATTTTTGAACGCTACCACCGGTTTAAACTTAAAAACCGAAAAGCACAACGCGAAGCCATTTCGTTAAAAGAACTGAACAAGCTGCATCCGGGCGATTATGTGGTGCACATCGACCATGGAATTGGGAAATTTGCAGGGTTGGCGCGTACTGAAGTGAACGGAAAAATGCAGGAAGCTATCCGCCTGGTATACAAAGACAACGATTCGCTACTGGTAAGTATTCACTCCTTACACCGCATATCGAAATACAAAGGCAAAGACGGTGGCGAGCCCAAAATTAACAAACTGGGTACCGGTGCGTGGCAAAAAATGAAAAACCGCACCAAATCAAAAGTAAAAGACATTGCCAAAGAGTTAATTGCTTTGTATGCCAAACGTCGGGCCGAAAAAGGATATGCTTTCTCGCACGACTCGTATTTACAAACCGAACTGGAAGCTTCTTTTATTTACGAAGACACGCCTGACCAGGAAAAATCGACTGCGGCAGTTAAAGCAGATATGGAAAAAACAATTCCGATGGACCGACTGGTGTGTGGCGATGTGGGCTTCGGGAAAACAGAAATTGCCATACGGGCGGCTTTTAAAGCTGTTACCGATAGTAAACAAGTGGCAGTATTGGTTCCCACCACCATTCTTGCATTTCAACATTTTAAAACATTTACCGAACGTCTGGCCGATTTTCCGGTTAAAATAGAATATGTTAGCCGCTTAAAATCAACTGCGCAAATAAAAGCGGCATTGCGCGATGTTGCCGATGGAAAAACCGATATTATAATTGGAACACACCGTTTGGTTAGTAAAGACGTAAAATTTAAAGACCTTGGCTTATTAATTATCGACGAGGAGCAAAAGTTTGGTGTATCGGTTAAAGAAAAACTAAAACAGTTTAAGGTAAACGTTGATACCTTAACACTTACGGCAACTCCAATTCCGCGTACCTTACAATTCTCGCTGATGGGTGCCCGCGATTTATCGATTATTCAAACGCCACCCCCCAACCGTTACCCCATTGTTACCGAAGTGCATGGCTTTAACGAACAAATGATAAAAGAGGCCATTTTATACGAAATGGACCGAAACGGGCAGGTATTCTTCATTCATAACCGCGTTCAAAATATTTATGAAGTTGAAGCAACCATAAAACGAATCGTTCCGGGTGTGAAAACGGTTGTTGGCCACGGGCAAATGGAAGGACCAAAGCTTGAAAAAGTAATGCTCGATTTTATAAATGGTAAATTTGATGTGCTCATTGCCACCACAATTATTGAATCGGGACTTGACATTCCGAATGCCAATACAATAATTATTAACCAGGCGCAAAACTTTGGGTTAAGCGATTTACACCAGTTGCGCGGACGTGTTGGCCGGTCGAATAAAAAAGCTTTTTGCTATTTAATTGCCCCACCGCTGTCAACAGTGAGTCCCGAAGCTCGGCGCAGGCTACAAGCTATTGAGCAGTTTTCGGAATTGGGCAGCGGTTTTAACATTGCCATGCAAGACCTTGATATTCGTGGGGCCGGAAATATGCTGGGAGCCGAGCAAAGTGGCTTTATTGCCGACATTGGTTTTGAAACCTACCACCGCATATTAAACGAGGCCATTCAGGAATTGAAACAAGATGAATTTAAAGACCTTTTTGCTGCAGAAGACCAAGGCCAGTCGCAAGCCTTCCTGAAACTAAAATACGTTAACGACTGTACCATCGACACCGACATGGAATTACTTTTTCCAGCCGACTATATTCCGGGCAACTCAGAGCGAATGATGCTGTACCGCGAACTGGATAACATTGAAAGCCAGGAAGAACTCGACCGCTTTACCAAAGGCCTTGAAGACCGGTTTGGCCAGCTGCCGCGCGAAAGCCGCGAATTAATCGATATCCTTCCCCTACGCTGGAAAGCCATTAATTTAAGCATGGAAAAAATCATCCTGAAAAACAAAAAAATGATTTGCTACTTTGTGGCCGACCAAAAATCGTCGTTTTACCAATCGGGCGATTTTATAAAAATTGTACAGTACGTACAAAAAGGAAAAACAAAAGGCCGGATGAAAGAAACCAAAGGAAAACTAACCTTGAGTTTTTCGAACGTACCAAATGTGGAAACTGCCGATTATATTTTGAAAGAGATTGAAGCCGAAGTAAAAAGTTAAGGCGCTGTGCTTTCAATCCGCCTTTAAGCGTTAAAACCCAATCAATTCTGCACCAATTGTAAATGCGATTAAAAAAAAATACCGATATTGGCGTACAAAGGCAACCAAATCATTTGAAGCAACATCTGTAATAATAACTCAGAAAAATTTAAAATCAGGAATATGAATAAAATGAAAAACCTTGGAAAAATTCTGACAATAGTTGCACTTGCTACAGCGCTGTTTGCCTGTAGCGACGACGATGGCGGAGAACCATTTGAAATTATTGGTGATGTGTTTGTAATAAAACGTACCATGGATGACGAGGTTAAGTACGCCAATTCGTACGCAGCATGGGGCAACCAACCTATGAGCATGGCAAAAGTAACTACTCCCCTAGGAGCAGAAATTACCTTAAGCCCGGCTTCTGAAAATTCGTATACCTACGCCAAAGAACCAACAACAAGCGACTACAGCACCGCCTGGCCGGTTGAAGACAACTACCAGTTTTTGGTTATTAACGAAGACATTACACACCAGGCAGTTGATTTACTGGATTTTGATGATATTGAATTTTCAACCATTTCTTCCACCGGTTTTGTAGGTACTGATTTAAGTGTAGAGTGGGAAAGCAATCCATTGGCCGAAGCTTATATGATCCGGCTCTACAATTCAAACAAACAAATTGCATTTCATAGCCAAACCTTACCCACACAAATGACCCGCCTTGACTTTGGCCCTGGTACAGCATCCGGTTCGTGGAGCGAAACTCCGGAAGCTGGCAAGGTTTA
Above is a genomic segment from uncultured Draconibacterium sp. containing:
- a CDS encoding GNAT family N-acetyltransferase encodes the protein MTFTFKHFSELTTTELYNILKLRAEIFVVEQDCVYNDLDELDKDAIHQFLEKDGQIIAYSRLLKPGTRFNDYSVGRVVVKESERGTGLGIRMMEEAKTYILKTWKPGKIKISAQKYLRKFYEDLGFKVVTNEYLEDGIPHYGMLFENQAD
- a CDS encoding gluconate:H+ symporter translates to MTTPFLIFIVISAVALLLFMVLKLKISAFISLLITAIYVGIIAGMPLKEVTKAIQDGMAGTLGFVATVVGLGAIFGQMLESSGGAESLAHYLIKKFGTDKASWAMVITGFIIAIPVFLDVGFIILVPIIYALSRDTKRSLLYYGIPLLAGLAVTHSFIPPTPGPVAVADIINVQLGWVIFFGIILGFPTAVIAGPIWGKYIAKKIHLSPPAEFEVSKEKTYDENNLPSFRMIALIIAIPLLLILVNTFTGLAVKKEFIGQSIYTDALEFIGHPFCALIIATLIATYFLCLKRGIDKQKVLELSTKALGPAGIIILITGAGGVLKQILVDSGIGKIMAEGMANSALPPILLAWLLAAVVRVTQGSATVAMITAAGIIAPVLSEFGLSAPHRALVVLSIASGATLLSHVNDSGFWLVGKYFGMNEKQTLQSWTVMESIIAVCGLAFTMLASLFF
- a CDS encoding peroxiredoxin, whose amino-acid sequence is MKITFFATLLFALTLNSFAQELNLGDTAPEFSALADDGSMWNAKDYLGSKFIVVYFYPAAMTGGCTKQACAYRDLKNDIDKADALVVGVSGDNIDGLKLFKKVHELNFPLLSDENGEIAKKFGVPIRDGGSITREIDGQNIELFRSNTPSRWTFIIDKKGSIVYKNTAVDASNDSSEILEFIKNNS
- the mfd gene encoding transcription-repair coupling factor, with the translated sequence METSRFLKYFEGHQLFSQAIKKATAPPGEKIHLHGLIGSSKTILLSQLFQQVQKNSVVLLNDREEAAYFFDDLNNLGLTENTLFFPSSYKRSVQYDNPEQENVVQRTEVLNLLAGQEQPYLIITYPEALIEKVISNENLESNTLQIKNGDKISIDFINEFLYEYGFERVDFVYEPGQFSIRGSIVDIFSFSHEDPYRLDFFGEEIDSIRSFDIENQLSKERFKQITIVPNIQNNSLEGNRISFIDFAGTECLWFGNSLNLFSDRLAELHRQTIISREDEAIADQLLTANELETQLNAKTVFDFGNDLAFPAENKIDFATSNQPVFNKNFELLGSNLTEHRNNGYEIFILSNQEKQIERLQSIFADTDIKLSFNAVNFVLHEGFIDHELKACFYTDHQIFERYHRFKLKNRKAQREAISLKELNKLHPGDYVVHIDHGIGKFAGLARTEVNGKMQEAIRLVYKDNDSLLVSIHSLHRISKYKGKDGGEPKINKLGTGAWQKMKNRTKSKVKDIAKELIALYAKRRAEKGYAFSHDSYLQTELEASFIYEDTPDQEKSTAAVKADMEKTIPMDRLVCGDVGFGKTEIAIRAAFKAVTDSKQVAVLVPTTILAFQHFKTFTERLADFPVKIEYVSRLKSTAQIKAALRDVADGKTDIIIGTHRLVSKDVKFKDLGLLIIDEEQKFGVSVKEKLKQFKVNVDTLTLTATPIPRTLQFSLMGARDLSIIQTPPPNRYPIVTEVHGFNEQMIKEAILYEMDRNGQVFFIHNRVQNIYEVEATIKRIVPGVKTVVGHGQMEGPKLEKVMLDFINGKFDVLIATTIIESGLDIPNANTIIINQAQNFGLSDLHQLRGRVGRSNKKAFCYLIAPPLSTVSPEARRRLQAIEQFSELGSGFNIAMQDLDIRGAGNMLGAEQSGFIADIGFETYHRILNEAIQELKQDEFKDLFAAEDQGQSQAFLKLKYVNDCTIDTDMELLFPADYIPGNSERMMLYRELDNIESQEELDRFTKGLEDRFGQLPRESRELIDILPLRWKAINLSMEKIILKNKKMICYFVADQKSSFYQSGDFIKIVQYVQKGKTKGRMKETKGKLTLSFSNVPNVETADYILKEIEAEVKS